One genomic region from Leptolyngbyaceae cyanobacterium JSC-12 encodes:
- a CDS encoding ABC-type multidrug transport system, ATPase component (IMG reference gene:2510095831~PFAM: ABC transporter~manually curated), translating into MILDNATFHYGDGLPNWLSLWSVVWAPTGRSNPACLMRTLVTLQEATEGTIQWGDINVLEEKVKVRQVLGYLPQSFGVYPGVSAEKLLDHFAALKGITHGKERKELVKHLLHQVNLYEARDRAVSGFSGGMRQRFGIAQALVGDPRLVIVDEPTAGLDPAERVRFLNLLSEISERAAIILSTHIVEDVSELCPQMAVLIAGQIRATGQPSTMMQELAGKVWRTRIKRDELPACEQKYQVLSTRFFMGDIIARIYSESDPGAGFEGVEPDLEDVYFSVMKEIPALQSHNGNIATAPHI; encoded by the coding sequence TTGATTTTAGATAACGCGACGTTTCATTATGGGGACGGATTGCCCAACTGGTTGAGTCTGTGGAGTGTCGTTTGGGCTCCAACAGGGCGGTCAAATCCAGCCTGCCTGATGCGCACCCTCGTCACCCTCCAGGAAGCCACCGAGGGCACCATCCAGTGGGGCGATATTAATGTTCTGGAAGAAAAAGTCAAGGTGCGCCAGGTGCTGGGCTATTTGCCCCAATCCTTTGGCGTGTACCCAGGGGTGTCTGCCGAAAAGCTGCTGGATCACTTTGCGGCGCTGAAGGGGATTACCCACGGCAAAGAGCGCAAAGAGTTGGTGAAGCACCTGCTGCACCAGGTGAATTTGTACGAAGCTCGCGATCGCGCCGTCAGTGGCTTTTCTGGCGGCATGCGGCAGCGGTTTGGCATTGCCCAGGCCCTCGTAGGCGATCCGCGCCTGGTGATTGTGGATGAACCCACCGCTGGCCTAGATCCGGCAGAACGGGTGCGCTTCCTCAACCTGCTGAGCGAAATTTCGGAAAGAGCCGCGATCATTCTCTCAACTCATATTGTGGAAGACGTGAGCGAACTCTGTCCTCAGATGGCAGTCCTGATCGCTGGACAGATTCGCGCCACCGGGCAGCCCAGTACCATGATGCAAGAACTGGCAGGCAAGGTCTGGCGTACCCGGATCAAACGGGATGAGTTGCCCGCCTGCGAGCAAAAGTATCAGGTGCTTTCTACTCGCTTTTTCATGGGCGATATTATTGCCCGGATTTACAGCGAGTCCGACCCCGGTGCGGGCTTTGAGGGGGTGGAGCCAGACCTGGAGGATGTCTACTTCTCTGTAATGAAGGAGATTCCCGCCTTGCAGTCCCACAACGGAAACATCGCCACTGCGCCCCATATCTAG
- a CDS encoding hypothetical protein (IMG reference gene:2510095832~PFAM: Protein of unknown function (DUF820)), producing MGQAVSSPAAYLTFEDYLAYDDGTDRRYELVDGVLVEMPPESVENNTIAKILLFELAKHFPIALLGHKDTEIEVTGRRARCRIPDVLVHTEESAAALAGAPRATLIRDMPPPALVVEVVSPGQDNRERDYRYKHTEYAARGIAEYWIVDPETRQVTLCRWVSGQYEDQVYSGNERIESTVVPEFGLTPADMFA from the coding sequence ATGGGTCAAGCTGTCTCATCTCCCGCTGCCTATCTAACCTTTGAGGATTATTTGGCCTACGACGACGGCACCGATAGGCGATATGAGCTGGTGGATGGAGTGTTAGTCGAAATGCCGCCTGAGTCAGTCGAGAACAACACCATTGCCAAAATCCTTCTGTTTGAACTAGCTAAACATTTTCCAATTGCCCTGCTGGGTCACAAAGACACTGAGATTGAGGTGACAGGCCGACGGGCACGGTGCCGCATTCCTGATGTGCTGGTGCATACAGAAGAATCTGCTGCAGCTCTGGCCGGTGCCCCCCGCGCTACCCTGATCCGCGATATGCCTCCTCCGGCCCTGGTGGTGGAAGTGGTCAGCCCCGGACAGGACAACCGGGAACGGGACTACCGCTACAAACATACGGAGTATGCGGCACGGGGCATTGCCGAATACTGGATTGTGGACCCCGAGACCCGCCAGGTAACCCTCTGCCGCTGGGTGAGTGGTCAGTACGAAGACCAGGTCTACAGCGGTAATGAACGAATTGAGTCCACGGTAGTGCCTGAGTTTGGGTTAACCCCTGCCGATATGTTTGCATAG
- a CDS encoding TIGR00266 family protein (IMG reference gene:2510095833~PFAM: Protein of unknown function DUF124~TIGRFAM: TIGR00266 family protein) produces MQVELMYQPAYPISRVRLAGGEQVRVEAASMVGMSAGITLETTTTGGFMQSLKRSLLGGESLFQNVYTAPPQGGEVWVAPSLPGDLNVLTITEPMLIQSGAYVASDVTIALDTKWGGSKSFFGTGGGLFMLRAEGQGQVVVSSYGAIHEMTLAPGESFTLDTGHLVALSESMQFKTRSIGGIKTFMFSGEGFVADLTGPGRFLMQTRSQDQFLSWLIPKLPKTTSYSSSSS; encoded by the coding sequence ATGCAAGTTGAATTGATGTATCAGCCCGCCTACCCCATCAGTCGGGTGCGTTTGGCCGGGGGTGAACAGGTGCGGGTGGAGGCCGCCTCCATGGTGGGCATGTCTGCTGGCATCACCCTGGAGACCACCACCACCGGGGGCTTTATGCAATCCTTGAAGCGATCGCTGCTCGGCGGCGAGAGCCTGTTTCAAAACGTCTACACCGCGCCACCCCAGGGCGGCGAGGTGTGGGTCGCGCCCTCCCTGCCGGGGGATTTGAATGTGTTGACGATCACCGAGCCGATGCTGATCCAGTCCGGGGCCTACGTGGCCTCGGATGTAACCATTGCCCTGGATACCAAGTGGGGCGGCTCCAAGTCGTTTTTTGGCACCGGCGGCGGCCTATTTATGCTGCGGGCTGAAGGTCAGGGCCAGGTGGTGGTGTCCTCCTACGGGGCGATCCATGAAATGACTCTGGCTCCTGGCGAATCCTTTACCCTCGATACCGGGCACCTGGTGGCCCTGAGTGAATCCATGCAGTTCAAAACCCGCTCCATTGGCGGCATCAAAACCTTTATGTTTAGCGGCGAAGGTTTTGTGGCCGACCTCACCGGGCCGGGAAGATTTCTGATGCAGACGCGATCTCAAGACCAATTCCTTTCCTGGCTGATCCCCAAACTGCCCAAAACTACCAGCTATAGCAGCAGCAGTAGCTGA
- a CDS encoding aminopeptidase N (IMG reference gene:2510095834~PFAM: Peptidase family M1) yields the protein MTTQTTITPPPHHPVISPWQPVWEIIRFELQESLRTRFVLLSFGFFFALGLLVIHLLGTDWPTTIMLRQAMDMATKPGELVPYANAPLRLMQTVNSVASIPLAIVVAGIFAERATKDFTASMDGLLFTSPLKEWQFLVGRFTSSFLISLVVFLGLGLGLLLGSALPWMAADRIGPFSLLGYLQPYLYFVIPNILIFGLLSFALGLQTRRTLPSYLAIVGVFFVFLIVAVVIDVLQLGIFIKLLVNPFGMSSVEYITQFWTQVERNTRLVPFAPVIWLSRLLWLGLSGAFFASVWRQFSFSGPPESRPNVQVERLLDWVDQRFGKQAASNPVAPAESPRRDSALMAAPAAQFHYGPSAQFGHVWRIARMEVKRLIWNPLVLAVLVISILVLLGLIAASMKDGSGLPVLPTTGYIVETTSILVGLLAPLLIVFLAGDLVWRDRDARVDPLTDPLPVRSWVLVLGKLLALGLILALVLVLMTVGGVLAQTLNQYTDYEFGAYAVGLFGLVLVDLLLISVLAVTIQVLVNQKFLGYAISAFIIIVLAQGSNLFRSVRLLQYGYRPKAYYSEINGFGTMLEPVRWFQAYWMMVALLLICVATLFWVRGVDTAPKQRWRIARQRFTRPMQTVMGLSAVAALLLGSWIFYNTHLLNPSLSRAQREAQFIAYEQAYGDLIDAQPKVTAVDLQGDLYPEQDGRMALRGTYTLENQTQQPIDRLVFNIPNELQVNQVAVNGNPAQATLSHPFFHVYELALTSPLAPGATAEASFDLLLKPGGFTGEDPELSSFLDNGMNVGLLEALPIVGYYAQAKVRDEQTREAAGLPPIDPVAEAARKTQHHAARADADRVQFTATLSTAADQIAITSGELVKDWIEGDRRYFQYQTQAPIELNATVISGRYEVLRDQWQDVQLEMYYHPGHDRNLERMVRGTQQALAYASQQFGPFPHQTLRTVEVPHQTLAMSFPTTIIRGERFGYLAKFNDDDPTSVDEAFRVAAHETAHQWWGQQLIPSATPGAKFLIESLSEYTANQVYAKEYGLEKLGPALRRNLDYYLKNRSKSDVPLVEAEEQHLVYQKGSLALFALQDYIGEDVVNKALANLLRQFSDVPPYPSAQDLVAALREVTPAKYQYLITDLFETVTLYDNSAESATVQPRPDGKFNVTLRVNAVKVRSDGVGNETPAEINNEEIDIGIYNAENKLIYLKKHPIRTGNMELTITVDQQPARAGIDPLHKLIDKVPNDNLVNVNPVNVN from the coding sequence ATGACCACCCAAACCACCATCACCCCACCACCCCATCACCCCGTAATCTCCCCTTGGCAGCCCGTCTGGGAAATCATTCGCTTTGAGCTACAAGAAAGTCTGCGAACTCGCTTTGTGCTGCTGTCCTTTGGGTTTTTCTTCGCCCTGGGGCTGCTGGTGATTCATTTACTCGGCACCGATTGGCCCACCACGATAATGCTGCGGCAAGCGATGGATATGGCCACCAAACCCGGAGAACTGGTGCCCTACGCCAATGCTCCCCTGCGACTGATGCAAACCGTAAACTCTGTCGCCAGTATTCCCCTGGCGATTGTGGTGGCGGGCATTTTTGCAGAACGGGCCACCAAAGATTTCACAGCCAGCATGGACGGGCTGCTGTTTACCTCACCGCTGAAGGAATGGCAGTTTTTGGTGGGGCGGTTTACCTCCAGTTTCTTGATTAGTCTGGTGGTTTTCCTGGGGTTGGGGCTAGGGTTGCTGCTGGGGTCGGCCCTGCCCTGGATGGCTGCGGATCGCATTGGCCCCTTTAGCCTGTTGGGCTATCTTCAGCCGTACCTCTATTTTGTCATTCCCAATATTTTGATTTTTGGCCTATTGAGCTTTGCCCTGGGGCTGCAAACCCGCCGCACCCTGCCCAGCTACTTGGCCATTGTGGGGGTGTTTTTTGTCTTTCTTATAGTTGCTGTCGTCATTGACGTTCTCCAGCTCGGTATATTCATTAAGTTACTCGTCAATCCCTTCGGTATGTCCTCGGTGGAGTACATTACCCAGTTTTGGACGCAGGTGGAGCGCAATACTCGGCTGGTGCCCTTTGCCCCGGTAATCTGGCTCTCGCGGTTGCTATGGCTGGGGTTGAGTGGGGCATTTTTTGCCTCGGTGTGGCGGCAGTTTAGCTTTTCTGGTCCACCCGAATCTCGGCCCAATGTGCAGGTAGAGCGGTTGCTAGATTGGGTTGATCAACGCTTTGGCAAGCAGGCTGCGTCCAACCCCGTGGCCCCCGCCGAATCACCCAGACGTGATTCGGCTCTGATGGCAGCCCCCGCCGCCCAGTTCCACTACGGCCCCTCTGCTCAGTTTGGCCATGTCTGGCGCATTGCCCGCATGGAGGTCAAACGCCTGATCTGGAATCCGCTGGTGCTGGCGGTGCTAGTGATCAGCATTCTCGTGCTGCTGGGGTTGATTGCCGCATCCATGAAGGATGGCTCTGGTTTGCCAGTCCTGCCCACGACGGGCTACATCGTGGAAACGACCTCTATTCTAGTAGGCTTGTTGGCTCCGTTGTTGATTGTGTTTCTGGCGGGGGATTTGGTCTGGCGCGATCGCGATGCCAGAGTCGATCCCCTGACTGACCCGCTACCCGTGCGCAGTTGGGTACTGGTGCTGGGCAAGCTGCTGGCCCTGGGGCTGATCTTGGCGCTGGTGCTGGTGTTGATGACGGTGGGGGGCGTGCTGGCCCAAACCTTGAATCAATACACCGACTACGAGTTCGGGGCTTACGCCGTTGGGCTGTTTGGCCTAGTGCTGGTAGATTTGCTGCTGATCAGCGTCTTGGCCGTTACCATTCAGGTGTTGGTGAACCAGAAGTTTTTGGGCTATGCCATCTCCGCTTTCATCATCATTGTGTTAGCCCAAGGATCGAACCTGTTCCGGTCGGTGCGGCTGTTGCAGTATGGCTACAGGCCAAAAGCCTACTACAGCGAGATTAACGGCTTTGGCACCATGCTGGAGCCGGTGCGCTGGTTCCAGGCCTACTGGATGATGGTGGCCCTGCTGCTGATCTGTGTGGCCACCCTATTTTGGGTGCGCGGGGTGGATACGGCCCCCAAACAACGCTGGCGCATTGCCCGTCAGCGCTTTACCCGACCCATGCAAACGGTGATGGGGCTGAGTGCCGTTGCTGCCCTGCTGCTGGGAAGCTGGATTTTCTACAACACCCACCTCCTCAACCCCAGCCTCAGCCGTGCCCAGCGCGAAGCTCAGTTCATCGCCTATGAACAAGCCTATGGCGACCTGATCGACGCCCAGCCTAAAGTTACAGCGGTAGATCTCCAGGGCGACCTCTACCCCGAGCAAGACGGACGCATGGCCCTGCGCGGCACCTACACCCTGGAAAACCAGACCCAGCAGCCCATCGACAGGCTAGTGTTCAATATCCCCAACGAGCTTCAGGTCAACCAAGTGGCGGTGAACGGCAACCCAGCCCAGGCCACCCTATCCCATCCCTTTTTCCATGTCTACGAATTAGCCCTGACCTCGCCCCTTGCCCCAGGGGCCACCGCCGAGGCCAGTTTTGACCTGCTGCTCAAGCCCGGCGGTTTTACCGGAGAAGACCCGGAACTCAGCAGCTTTTTGGACAACGGCATGAACGTGGGTCTGCTGGAAGCTCTGCCCATCGTCGGCTACTACGCCCAAGCCAAGGTGCGGGACGAGCAAACCCGTGAGGCCGCCGGATTGCCCCCCATTGACCCCGTTGCCGAGGCCGCCCGCAAGACCCAGCACCACGCCGCCCGTGCCGATGCGGATCGGGTGCAATTCACGGCCACCCTCAGCACCGCCGCCGACCAGATTGCCATTACCTCCGGCGAACTGGTGAAAGACTGGATCGAGGGCGATCGCCGCTACTTCCAATACCAAACCCAGGCCCCCATTGAACTCAACGCCACGGTGATCTCAGGCCGCTACGAGGTGCTGCGCGACCAGTGGCAGGACGTGCAGCTTGAGATGTATTACCACCCAGGGCACGATCGCAACCTGGAACGCATGGTGCGCGGTACCCAACAAGCATTAGCCTACGCCTCCCAACAGTTCGGCCCCTTTCCCCACCAGACCCTGCGCACCGTTGAAGTGCCCCACCAAACCCTGGCCATGAGCTTTCCGACCACCATTATTCGGGGTGAACGGTTTGGCTACCTGGCTAAATTCAATGACGACGACCCTACCAGCGTCGATGAAGCCTTCCGCGTTGCCGCCCACGAAACCGCCCACCAGTGGTGGGGGCAGCAGTTGATCCCCTCGGCCACACCAGGGGCAAAATTTCTGATAGAGTCCCTGTCAGAATACACCGCCAACCAGGTCTATGCCAAGGAATACGGGCTGGAAAAACTGGGGCCGGCCCTGCGTCGCAACCTGGATTACTACCTGAAGAATCGAAGCAAATCCGATGTGCCCCTGGTGGAGGCCGAAGAGCAACATCTGGTTTACCAAAAAGGTTCCCTGGCCCTCTTTGCCCTGCAAGACTACATCGGCGAAGACGTGGTGAACAAAGCTCTGGCAAACCTGTTGCGGCAGTTTTCAGACGTTCCCCCCTACCCCTCGGCACAGGATCTGGTGGCGGCCCTGCGGGAAGTCACCCCCGCTAAGTACCAATACCTGATCACCGACCTATTTGAAACGGTGACGCTTTACGATAACAGCGCCGAATCCGCCACCGTGCAGCCGCGTCCCGATGGCAAGTTCAACGTGACCCTCAGGGTGAATGCGGTCAAGGTACGCTCTGATGGGGTGGGCAACGAAACCCCCGCCGAGATCAATAACGAGGAGATCGACATTGGGATTTATAATGCCGAGAACAAGCTGATTTATCTGAAAAAACATCCCATTCGGACGGGTAATATGGAACTCACCATCACCGTCGATCAACAGCCCGCCAGGGCGGGCATTGATCCGCTGCATAAGCTGATCGATAAAGTGCCCAATGACAATCTCGTCAATGTGAATCCCGTCAATGTAAATTAG
- a CDS encoding hypothetical protein (IMG reference gene:2510095835) produces the protein MPYAVNCIGYLSPVIANVSCLPSVRGCRFWKIWKTMDEGRALSQQRSERLGRSVLQLTQQCSGLTGTAGAEFKLLCNR, from the coding sequence ATGCCTTATGCAGTAAATTGCATAGGCTACCTGAGTCCGGTGATTGCGAACGTTAGCTGCCTGCCTTCCGTTCGAGGCTGTCGTTTCTGGAAGATCTGGAAGACCATGGATGAGGGGCGAGCCTTGAGTCAGCAAAGGTCGGAGCGATTGGGGCGATCAGTGCTCCAGCTAACACAGCAGTGCAGCGGACTGACGGGCACGGCTGGTGCTGAGTTTAAGTTACTCTGCAACCGCTGA
- a CDS encoding DNA-binding domain-containing protein, AraC-type (IMG reference gene:2510095836): MTITLSEQAYDELWQAQEPAVQLDPLDPLDVTYRYPPLLGQGWCRWIQLRSGLEVEIFKARLRDRVIMRCADRPSGLHYHFHLFGQHRDRHTTVGDQEFALYGSGLATHQQFDGPAQQALEVSIHMHPTVLGAFVGDLTGGLPADLQQLVRPVDQEHYTRVGVVTPLMEHGLWQIVRCPYRGLSKRMYLEGKALEVVSLVLEQEQQVQRGSPPTMPPLTPDSLERIHQARTVLLQQMANPPSLAELAQQVQLNEYTLKRGFRQVFGKPVFEYLHDYRLEQARQLLEMGGLSVTAVVKQVGLSDRSYFAAAFRKKFGYNPSALKRKRR; the protein is encoded by the coding sequence ATGACCATCACCCTTTCCGAGCAAGCCTATGACGAGCTGTGGCAAGCCCAGGAGCCGGCCGTGCAGCTCGACCCCCTCGATCCGCTGGATGTGACCTATCGCTATCCCCCCCTCCTGGGGCAGGGATGGTGCCGCTGGATTCAACTGCGGTCCGGGCTGGAGGTGGAAATTTTTAAGGCCCGGTTGCGCGATCGCGTGATTATGCGGTGTGCCGATCGCCCCAGTGGGCTACATTATCACTTCCATTTGTTTGGGCAGCATCGAGATCGGCATACAACAGTGGGCGATCAAGAGTTTGCGCTGTATGGCAGTGGACTGGCGACCCATCAGCAGTTTGATGGACCCGCACAGCAAGCCCTTGAGGTGAGTATTCATATGCATCCAACGGTCTTGGGTGCGTTTGTCGGCGACCTGACCGGAGGACTTCCGGCGGATTTGCAGCAACTGGTGCGCCCTGTGGATCAGGAGCATTATACGCGGGTAGGCGTTGTAACGCCGTTGATGGAGCATGGGTTATGGCAGATTGTGCGCTGCCCCTATCGAGGACTGTCGAAGCGGATGTACCTGGAAGGCAAGGCATTGGAGGTCGTGAGTTTAGTCCTGGAGCAGGAGCAACAAGTGCAACGGGGCAGCCCGCCCACCATGCCCCCCTTAACTCCCGACAGTCTGGAACGAATTCACCAGGCCAGAACGGTTCTGTTGCAACAGATGGCAAATCCGCCGTCCCTGGCGGAGCTAGCCCAACAGGTGCAGTTGAATGAATACACCTTAAAGCGAGGCTTTCGCCAGGTGTTTGGCAAGCCCGTATTCGAATATTTGCATGACTATCGGCTGGAGCAGGCACGGCAACTATTGGAAATGGGGGGATTGAGCGTCACAGCCGTGGTGAAGCAGGTGGGATTGAGCGATCGCAGTTACTTTGCCGCTGCCTTTCGCAAGAAGTTTGGCTACAATCCCAGCGCCCTCAAACGCAAGCGCCGCTAA